One Clostridium estertheticum DNA segment encodes these proteins:
- a CDS encoding polysaccharide biosynthesis protein, producing the protein MSESVNSNKQSTTKGFAILSAAGFMVKLLSLLYVPFLNKILGDQGYGVYSSAYSIFVYMYILTNAGIPVAISKMVSELIAIENYKDAVKTFKIARFLLLILGMIMSILMLIFAGYFADKTASSTARIAIMSLAPTILISSVLSAYRGYFQGRGNMTPTAISQVLEQIANTIFSLAFAAYFIRYGIAAGAAGGTIGTSVGALVAVLYMIYFYEKNKVFRVPKGYNKLDIKRLTTKKLIKKLLSYSVPMTVCLGIQQSGLIIDLWLVKSRMIDVGIDKIQVDVLWGVLSKYTTLISVPIAIISSLAITILPSISSLMALRDKKAVRNKVNYAFRLCFLVAVPSAVGLAVLAKPIIELLQYDSDVSRLLIYGSVIIILMAVVAIQTSILQGLGKLYLVTSYAVIGLIGKIITNYIFVAIPSINILGAVMANGVSFAILLILNYAAMNKVLKVKINLFSHAIKPIIASGVMAIVAKLMYGHFNFILSFVREGYFANALAILIAMIFAILTYFLILVLIGGITKEDLEVFPRKIIRLIPNSILERIR; encoded by the coding sequence ATGAGTGAAAGTGTAAATTCAAATAAACAATCTACCACAAAAGGCTTTGCTATATTATCTGCGGCAGGTTTTATGGTTAAGCTTTTATCCCTACTCTATGTACCTTTTTTAAACAAAATATTAGGGGATCAAGGGTATGGTGTATATTCCTCTGCTTACAGTATATTTGTATATATGTATATTTTAACAAATGCAGGTATTCCTGTGGCTATTTCGAAGATGGTTTCAGAGCTTATAGCTATTGAAAATTATAAAGATGCAGTAAAGACTTTTAAAATAGCTAGATTTTTACTTTTGATATTAGGTATGATTATGTCCATTTTAATGCTTATTTTCGCAGGATATTTTGCTGATAAAACAGCAAGTTCTACTGCAAGAATCGCAATTATGTCACTGGCTCCAACTATTTTAATATCCTCTGTATTATCAGCCTATAGAGGATATTTTCAAGGCCGAGGAAATATGACCCCCACTGCTATATCTCAGGTATTAGAACAAATTGCTAATACTATATTTAGTTTAGCTTTTGCAGCTTATTTTATAAGATATGGCATAGCAGCAGGAGCGGCAGGTGGAACTATTGGAACATCTGTGGGTGCACTAGTTGCAGTCTTATATATGATCTATTTTTATGAGAAAAATAAAGTTTTTAGAGTTCCAAAAGGATACAATAAATTAGATATAAAAAGATTAACTACTAAAAAGCTAATAAAAAAGCTATTAAGTTATTCTGTGCCAATGACAGTATGTTTAGGGATACAACAATCAGGGTTAATTATAGATTTATGGTTAGTTAAATCAAGAATGATAGATGTTGGAATTGATAAAATACAGGTTGATGTTTTATGGGGTGTATTGAGTAAATATACAACTTTAATAAGTGTGCCTATAGCTATTATATCATCACTGGCCATAACTATTTTACCCTCTATATCTAGCTTAATGGCACTTAGAGATAAAAAAGCTGTAAGAAATAAAGTTAATTATGCCTTTAGGCTATGTTTTTTAGTGGCAGTACCTTCTGCAGTTGGACTTGCGGTTTTAGCTAAACCCATAATAGAATTACTTCAATATGATTCTGATGTTTCAAGATTACTAATATATGGATCAGTGATAATAATACTTATGGCTGTGGTCGCTATTCAAACTTCGATTCTTCAAGGGCTTGGAAAACTTTACTTAGTTACCAGTTATGCAGTAATTGGATTGATAGGAAAAATAATTACTAATTATATTTTTGTAGCAATACCAAGCATTAATATATTAGGTGCTGTTATGGCCAATGGAGTAAGTTTTGCAATACTCTTAATATTGAATTATGCTGCTATGAACAAAGTACTAAAGGTCAAAATTAATCTATTTAGTCATGCAATTAAACCAATAATAGCCTCAGGTGTTATGGCCATCGTGGCAAAACTAATGTATGGTCACTTTAATTTTATACTTAGTTTTGTTCGCGAAGGATATTTTGCAAATGCACTTGCTATATTGATTGCTATGATTTTTGCCATATTAACGTATTTCTTAATATTAGTGCTTATAGGTGGAATAACTAAAGAAGATTTAGAAGTATTCCCACGTAAGATTATAAGACTTATACCTAATTCTATTTTGGAGAGAATTAGATAA
- a CDS encoding RluA family pseudouridine synthase yields MRIEIGANEAGQRTDKFMRKVLGDVPLSKIYKAFRKGDIRVNGSKIKEKHSLVEGDIVETKYITSDVKKEEFKRIDNNLKITFEDANILMVEKWPGVLVHSDKVGGEATLIDYVLSYLFDKGDYKPENEITFTPAPCNRLDRNTSGIVIFGKNFKSLKLLNEMIRERNVEKFYMALVSNRIKDGVYEGYIRKDEDANISQVFDTQMPNTKRIAMEVKNIQSCGTFSLIDINLLTGRSHQLRAHLSHLGNAIVGDSKYGDKKMNSFFNNKYGLDYQFLYAYKATFKNCPEELSYMENKTIAESLPPVLKKIKKDVFKF; encoded by the coding sequence ATGAGGATAGAAATCGGAGCAAATGAAGCAGGACAAAGAACAGATAAATTCATGAGAAAAGTACTTGGTGATGTACCACTCAGCAAAATATATAAAGCTTTTAGAAAAGGTGATATTAGGGTCAATGGTAGCAAAATTAAGGAAAAACATTCACTTGTAGAAGGTGATATTGTTGAAACAAAATATATTACTAGCGATGTTAAAAAGGAAGAGTTTAAAAGAATTGATAATAACTTAAAAATAACCTTTGAGGACGCTAATATATTGATGGTGGAAAAATGGCCAGGTGTTTTAGTTCATTCTGATAAAGTGGGCGGCGAAGCTACCTTAATAGATTATGTGCTTTCTTATTTATTCGATAAGGGAGATTACAAACCAGAAAATGAAATAACCTTTACACCAGCGCCATGCAATAGACTAGACAGAAATACTTCAGGTATAGTTATATTTGGTAAGAATTTCAAATCTCTCAAACTTTTGAATGAGATGATAAGAGAAAGAAACGTTGAAAAATTTTATATGGCACTAGTAAGCAATAGAATTAAAGACGGTGTTTACGAGGGATATATACGTAAAGATGAGGACGCAAATATATCACAGGTATTTGATACTCAAATGCCAAATACAAAAAGAATAGCGATGGAAGTTAAAAATATTCAAAGCTGTGGTACATTTTCACTAATAGATATTAATCTTTTAACAGGAAGAAGTCATCAGCTTCGCGCACATTTAAGCCATTTAGGAAATGCTATTGTTGGTGATTCAAAATACGGAGATAAAAAAATGAATAGTTTTTTTAATAACAAATACGGTTTAGATTACCAATTTCTATATGCATATAAGGCAACATTTAAGAATTGTCCAGAAGAACTATCTTATATGGAAAATAAAACTATTGCAGAAAGTTTACCACCAGTATTAAAAAAGATTAAAAAGGATGTATTTAAATTTTAA
- a CDS encoding M20 family metallopeptidase — translation MNFLDRAKDIESELIEIRRDLHENPELGFNLFRTSQKVKDFLSVEGIEFYEVAGTGICAIIRGKGEKTIALRADMDALPLEDKKICSYTSKIAGKMHACGHDAHTTILLGTAKILNSMKDEIKGNVKLFFEPAEETTGGAPLMIKEGVLENPNVDAIIGLHVEEWLQAGTVGLKRGNAYAASNPFTIKIIGRGGHGASPHMTIDPIVIASNVIVSLQNIVSREIPPTDAAVVTIGSIHGGTAQNIIPEDVIISGIIRTTKGEHREYIKKRLVQVVEGTTHSMRGTCEINIEESYPCLYNNDNLADMFEKKASEVIGADNVHKLDQPTMGVESFAYFSNERPALFYFLGSGNVEKGIVNPAHGSLFDIDESCISIGVAMQCKLAYEFLLNS, via the coding sequence TTGAATTTTTTAGATAGGGCAAAGGATATTGAAAGTGAGTTAATAGAAATAAGGCGCGATCTTCATGAAAATCCAGAACTGGGCTTTAATTTATTTAGAACTTCTCAAAAGGTAAAAGACTTTTTATCAGTGGAAGGCATTGAATTTTATGAAGTAGCTGGAACAGGAATTTGTGCTATTATTAGAGGCAAGGGTGAAAAAACCATTGCGCTAAGAGCGGATATGGATGCACTTCCCCTAGAGGATAAGAAAATATGCAGTTACACATCGAAAATTGCAGGCAAAATGCATGCTTGTGGACATGATGCTCATACCACTATACTTTTAGGGACAGCCAAAATATTAAATAGTATGAAAGATGAAATTAAAGGTAATGTAAAATTGTTTTTCGAACCAGCAGAAGAAACTACTGGTGGTGCACCATTAATGATTAAAGAGGGAGTACTTGAAAATCCTAATGTGGATGCTATTATTGGGCTTCATGTTGAGGAGTGGTTACAAGCAGGAACCGTTGGTTTAAAAAGAGGAAACGCCTATGCCGCATCAAATCCCTTTACTATAAAAATAATAGGTCGTGGAGGACATGGTGCAAGCCCACACATGACCATTGACCCTATTGTAATAGCTAGTAATGTTATTGTATCTCTTCAAAACATTGTAAGTCGCGAAATTCCACCCACAGATGCGGCAGTAGTTACTATAGGTTCCATTCACGGGGGCACAGCTCAAAATATTATACCAGAAGACGTGATAATATCAGGAATTATTAGAACTACAAAAGGTGAACATAGAGAATATATAAAGAAGAGATTAGTTCAGGTAGTAGAGGGCACCACGCACTCTATGAGAGGGACGTGTGAGATTAATATAGAGGAAAGTTACCCATGTCTTTATAATAATGATAATTTAGCGGACATGTTTGAAAAAAAAGCAAGTGAAGTAATCGGTGCGGATAATGTACATAAATTAGACCAACCTACTATGGGTGTGGAAAGTTTTGCTTATTTCTCCAATGAAAGACCAGCACTATTTTATTTTTTAGGAAGTGGTAATGTGGAAAAAGGTATAGTAAATCCGGCTCATGGAAGTTTATTTGACATAGATGAGAGTTGTATATCAATAGGTGTAGCTATGCAATGTAAATTAGCTTACGAATTCTTATTGAATTCATAG
- a CDS encoding cell division protein FtsA produces the protein MEITNVNVEQLIFALDIGTRSIIGTVGVIAEKKFRVIAESYIEHEERAMVDGQIHDIQLVASGVKKVKSKLESILNVSLTKVAIAAAGRFLRTTAIKAEIEVDQDKEINREIIRSLELTAVKMAEDEVNKSTQGMLYCVGYSVTNYYLNGYIISNLNSHKGEKIAVEIIATFLPHSVVDSLYVVMNKAGLEVVSLTLEPIAAMEAAVPQNLRLLNLALVDIGAGTSDIAISSKDTISAYGMVPTAGDEVTEVLAQAYLVDFNTAEKIKKQCSGKDKIQYIDVLGFENEIGPEEVLKIISPIVMKISEEIGNKIIELNGGKAPNAVFLVGGGAHTPFIKENIAKILNLPMQRVAIKGREAVVDCICDGELGSIGVTVLGIALISIKRLGHDFVDVTINDKIISLFNSHKHTVMDVMVQEGINPKILIGKNGRNIRFTVDGIKRVAFGTLAKGAEIKINGMLSNIDSEVKEGDIIVVEFSIDGRNAEPKIMDFVKNIQAVSFYFEDIIQNLEPVAFINGVQSLINTVIKEDDNVKIEFPTTIGEYAKNFPNIAPGSTFKMNNKNLHVDYVIKEGDRIYSVIAKDQNAVLDVEDIKVKQVDLPIEIHKEIEKKWLTAKDGDAHTKNVHTKLDNEVLSVMVEVNKKNITLKSKDKYVFVDIFNYVEFDLSISKGNLILMLNGSKASYYQPLNNGDVIQIYWENSIIESETK, from the coding sequence ATGGAGATAACAAATGTTAATGTTGAACAACTAATATTTGCTTTAGATATAGGAACAAGATCCATCATAGGGACAGTGGGGGTAATAGCTGAGAAAAAATTTCGAGTTATTGCTGAAAGCTATATAGAACATGAAGAAAGAGCTATGGTTGATGGTCAAATTCATGATATTCAATTAGTAGCTAGTGGAGTAAAAAAGGTAAAAAGCAAATTAGAAAGTATTTTAAATGTCTCTTTAACTAAAGTAGCTATTGCTGCTGCGGGAAGATTTTTAAGGACAACTGCAATAAAGGCTGAAATAGAAGTTGACCAGGATAAAGAAATCAATAGGGAAATTATAAGAAGTTTAGAACTTACTGCTGTTAAAATGGCGGAGGATGAAGTCAACAAGTCTACTCAAGGTATGCTTTATTGCGTTGGGTATAGTGTTACAAATTACTATTTAAATGGATACATAATTTCAAATCTAAACTCCCACAAGGGTGAAAAGATTGCAGTAGAAATAATCGCTACCTTTCTTCCACATTCTGTGGTTGATAGCCTTTATGTTGTTATGAATAAGGCAGGACTTGAGGTTGTTAGTTTAACGTTAGAGCCGATAGCGGCCATGGAGGCTGCAGTACCTCAGAACCTAAGACTTCTAAATTTAGCATTAGTGGATATTGGTGCAGGTACTTCTGATATTGCAATAAGTAGCAAAGATACCATAAGTGCCTATGGAATGGTACCAACAGCTGGGGATGAGGTAACAGAGGTCCTTGCACAAGCATATTTAGTTGATTTTAATACTGCTGAGAAAATTAAAAAGCAATGTAGCGGAAAAGACAAAATTCAATACATAGATGTTTTAGGCTTTGAAAATGAAATAGGACCAGAGGAAGTACTAAAAATAATTAGCCCTATAGTTATGAAAATTTCAGAAGAAATTGGTAATAAGATAATTGAATTAAATGGAGGAAAAGCTCCTAATGCTGTTTTTCTAGTAGGTGGGGGAGCACATACGCCTTTCATAAAAGAAAATATTGCCAAAATTTTAAATCTGCCCATGCAACGGGTTGCAATTAAAGGTCGCGAAGCAGTGGTTGACTGTATTTGTGATGGCGAACTGGGAAGTATTGGAGTTACGGTTTTAGGCATCGCACTTATATCAATTAAGAGATTAGGTCATGATTTTGTTGATGTCACTATAAATGACAAAATTATAAGCCTATTCAATTCCCATAAACATACAGTTATGGATGTAATGGTGCAAGAAGGCATAAACCCTAAAATATTAATTGGTAAGAACGGACGTAATATAAGATTTACAGTTGATGGAATAAAACGAGTGGCCTTTGGAACTCTAGCTAAAGGGGCAGAAATCAAGATAAATGGTATGCTTAGTAATATTGATTCTGAGGTAAAAGAAGGAGATATTATAGTAGTCGAGTTTAGCATCGATGGACGAAATGCTGAGCCTAAAATCATGGACTTTGTTAAGAACATTCAAGCTGTGAGTTTTTATTTTGAGGATATAATACAAAACCTTGAGCCTGTGGCATTCATTAATGGTGTACAATCTTTAATAAACACTGTAATAAAAGAAGATGATAATGTTAAAATAGAATTTCCTACTACAATAGGGGAATACGCAAAAAATTTCCCTAATATTGCACCTGGTTCAACTTTTAAAATGAATAATAAAAATTTGCATGTGGATTATGTTATAAAAGAAGGGGACAGAATATATAGTGTAATTGCAAAGGATCAAAATGCTGTGTTGGACGTAGAAGATATCAAGGTCAAACAAGTGGATTTACCCATTGAAATACACAAGGAAATAGAAAAGAAGTGGTTGACAGCTAAGGATGGGGATGCTCACACAAAAAATGTACATACTAAATTAGATAATGAAGTGCTAAGTGTTATGGTTGAAGTTAATAAAAAAAATATTACTCTCAAAAGTAAAGATAAATACGTATTTGTGGATATATTTAATTATGTAGAATTCGATTTATCCATTTCAAAGGGTAACCTAATACTTATGCTAAATGGAAGCAAAGCTAGTTATTATCAGCCATTAAATAATGGAGATGTAATACAAATATATTGGGAAAATAGCATTATAGAATCAGAAACAAAATAA
- a CDS encoding YmaF family protein, translating to MSKDRCKKEPQFHDHEFEGSVRIAELGTADAHNHRFAGVSSPAIPVEGGHVHKVKTRTDFFDHFHIIEAVTGLPIPVGNDGKHVHFVEAETNVVDDHFHELIFATLINAPIFEEEC from the coding sequence ATGTCAAAAGATCGTTGTAAAAAAGAACCACAATTTCACGACCATGAATTTGAAGGAAGCGTTAGAATAGCTGAATTAGGTACAGCTGATGCTCATAATCATAGATTTGCTGGAGTATCCAGTCCTGCAATACCAGTTGAAGGTGGACATGTTCATAAAGTTAAAACAAGAACAGACTTTTTTGATCACTTTCATATAATTGAAGCAGTTACTGGTCTACCAATACCTGTTGGCAATGATGGCAAGCATGTCCATTTTGTAGAGGCTGAAACTAATGTCGTTGATGATCATTTCCATGAGTTAATATTTGCTACACTTATAAATGCTCCAATATTTGAAGAAGAATGCTAG
- a CDS encoding 3'-5' exonuclease, translated as MLKQSIHGVKGMEFKNVYLINCNEENIPHVNSMDKNIEEERRLFYVGITRAIDNVWLCISKNVKGKVKETSRFVVECKIVGVSTDLPFQEGDILLHKSFGKGKVISITSKDLDLKFEGGITRKFDAAVLYNNSLISKV; from the coding sequence ATGCTGAAGCAATCAATTCATGGTGTGAAAGGAATGGAGTTTAAAAATGTATACCTCATTAATTGTAATGAGGAGAATATACCACATGTAAATAGCATGGATAAGAATATAGAAGAAGAAAGAAGACTATTTTATGTAGGAATTACAAGAGCCATAGATAATGTTTGGTTATGCATTTCCAAAAATGTAAAAGGAAAAGTCAAAGAAACCTCACGATTTGTTGTGGAATGCAAGATTGTAGGGGTATCTACAGATTTGCCTTTTCAAGAAGGGGATATTTTATTACATAAAAGTTTCGGCAAAGGAAAAGTGATTTCCATTACAAGTAAAGATTTAGATTTGAAGTTTGAGGGTGGAATTACAAGAAAATTTGATGCGGCGGTATTATATAATAACTCATTAATATCAAAGGTGTAA
- a CDS encoding ribosomal protein L7/L12 — translation MSNLIKCPMCDKDISPNALSCPHCGEPMKIQAQEKKIEVVEAEQPTSYNLILESSTQAIKTIRLIRELTNWGLKQAKDVIDNKNSVFMSNLNIYRANQIKQDFEAIGAKVNLVGSNETSNIKSTYVANDSLIKCPNCKSVKCNKISGISKAGSVGMWGIFSVGKLTKTWECKSCGYKW, via the coding sequence ATGAGTAATTTAATAAAATGTCCAATGTGTGATAAGGATATTTCACCAAATGCATTAAGTTGTCCTCATTGTGGAGAACCTATGAAAATACAAGCACAGGAAAAAAAGATAGAAGTTGTTGAAGCAGAACAACCCACATCTTATAATTTAATTTTAGAAAGCTCTACACAAGCAATTAAAACTATTAGACTTATCAGAGAGTTAACAAATTGGGGTCTGAAACAAGCTAAAGATGTAATTGATAATAAGAATTCTGTTTTTATGTCTAATTTAAATATTTATAGAGCAAACCAGATTAAACAAGATTTTGAAGCAATTGGGGCAAAGGTTAATTTAGTTGGTAGTAATGAAACTAGTAATATTAAATCAACTTATGTTGCTAATGATAGTTTAATTAAATGTCCAAACTGCAAAAGTGTTAAGTGTAATAAGATTAGTGGAATATCTAAAGCAGGAAGTGTAGGGATGTGGGGTATATTCTCAGTGGGTAAATTAACAAAAACATGGGAATGTAAAAGTTGTGGATACAAATGGTAA
- a CDS encoding HEPN domain-containing protein, with translation MRNTYENSFEINLTSHFILPSVSSDTISIPRLLNLDETTLRTLINSAIVDVFSNYIITSTDEEATISADWKDYLADNENSESFSIKIALNTDKYLFDDGIENYLSYYIEVYLNELFLILNLSIPGSITLFQTTFKVNDYTTRIKIDSYFFAESLEWSNEIHWLNIVPIPINDVATWYKSLNIGIRQISKTNLERVIFSLLHVCNDEYASPTGLIWLSHSLESLFGSPKASICKTMIDRAYKILGKPEVNSKKIKNIFNDFYDLRSKYVHGEFNIHHPSYNNILDDDIDEYYDKMTPSYKIGFSIVVACLQLMILNNWKGFKFREEFDGV, from the coding sequence ATGAGAAATACATACGAAAACAGTTTCGAAATAAACTTAACAAGTCATTTTATTCTGCCTAGTGTAAGTTCAGATACAATATCAATTCCACGATTATTAAATTTAGACGAAACCACGTTAAGAACCTTGATAAATTCTGCAATAGTTGATGTTTTTTCAAATTATATTATAACTTCAACCGATGAGGAGGCAACAATATCCGCAGACTGGAAAGATTATTTAGCTGATAATGAAAACTCTGAATCTTTTTCAATAAAAATAGCATTAAATACAGATAAATATTTATTTGATGATGGGATAGAAAACTATTTGTCTTATTATATTGAAGTATATTTGAATGAATTATTTTTGATATTAAATCTATCAATACCTGGAAGTATCACCCTTTTTCAAACAACTTTTAAGGTTAATGATTACACTACAAGAATTAAAATAGATAGCTATTTTTTTGCCGAATCTTTAGAATGGAGTAATGAAATTCATTGGCTTAATATAGTACCTATACCTATTAATGATGTTGCAACATGGTACAAGAGTTTAAATATAGGCATTAGACAAATATCAAAAACCAATTTAGAAAGGGTTATATTTTCATTACTACATGTCTGTAATGATGAATATGCAAGCCCTACTGGACTTATTTGGCTATCTCACTCACTGGAATCACTTTTTGGTTCTCCTAAAGCCTCAATATGTAAAACTATGATAGATAGAGCATATAAAATCTTGGGCAAGCCAGAAGTGAATTCTAAAAAAATAAAAAATATATTTAATGATTTTTATGATTTAAGAAGTAAATATGTGCATGGTGAATTTAATATACATCATCCATCTTATAATAATATTTTGGATGATGATATAGATGAGTATTATGATAAAATGACACCATCCTATAAAATCGGGTTTTCTATTGTAGTTGCATGTTTACAGTTAATGATATTAAATAATTGGAAAGGATTTAAGTTTAGAGAAGAATTTGACGGAGTATAA
- a CDS encoding site-specific integrase: MIEVNALKDKKQIELMKRVLKSSSMRDYLLFVMGINVGLRVSDLLSLRLSDVLTTNNKVKAEVTVHEGKTNKVRTFTINKSTSTAIKEYLSTLDASYDMDMYLFKSRKGENKAISRVQAWQILSDSAKLVGITDTIGTHTLRKTFGYWSYKQGIDITLLQRIFNHSTPAITLRYIGITKDDIVNVYNNLNL; the protein is encoded by the coding sequence ATGATTGAAGTAAATGCTTTAAAGGATAAGAAACAGATAGAGTTAATGAAGAGGGTACTCAAGTCTAGCAGTATGAGAGACTATCTATTGTTTGTTATGGGTATCAACGTTGGACTAAGAGTAAGTGACTTACTTAGTCTTAGGTTATCAGATGTACTTACTACTAACAATAAGGTCAAGGCTGAGGTTACAGTACATGAGGGTAAGACTAATAAGGTTAGGACATTCACTATCAACAAGAGCACATCTACTGCTATTAAAGAGTATCTATCTACATTAGATGCTAGCTATGATATGGATATGTACCTGTTTAAGAGTAGGAAGGGTGAGAACAAAGCTATTAGTAGAGTTCAAGCATGGCAGATACTCAGTGATAGTGCTAAGTTAGTTGGTATCACTGATACTATAGGAACACATACACTACGTAAAACGTTCGGTTATTGGTCTTATAAGCAGGGGATTGATATAACTCTATTACAGAGGATATTCAATCATAGCACACCTGCAATTACACTAAGATACATTGGCATTACTAAAGATGATATAGTGAATGTGTATAACAATCTTAACCTATAG
- a CDS encoding minor capsid protein, whose product MILVYQKQANIKKNLISGKSIEVINKAIDKDFKDGVNVSNRLIDNEVSRIFNMALIEVYKEMGVERVMYNSVLDINTCSECASNHGEVFNIDDAIDLPLHVRCNCFYSPL is encoded by the coding sequence TTGATTTTAGTATACCAGAAACAGGCAAATATTAAAAAAAACCTTATTTCAGGAAAGTCTATTGAGGTTATTAATAAAGCTATTGATAAAGACTTTAAGGATGGTGTAAATGTTAGTAATAGATTAATAGATAATGAAGTAAGTAGAATATTTAATATGGCTTTAATAGAGGTATATAAGGAGATGGGAGTAGAAAGGGTTATGTATAATAGTGTATTGGATATTAACACATGTAGTGAATGTGCTAGTAATCATGGAGAGGTATTTAATATAGATGATGCTATAGACTTACCTTTACATGTTAGGTGCAATTGTTTCTATTCACCATTATAA
- the istA gene encoding IS21 family transposase yields MLTMEHIYLIRHLRKFEGKSLRKIAEITGHDFSTVKRYVDKDDFNLGMPTKQKREGKLSPYREIVLKWLTDDKKAPHKQQHTAKRIHDRLEELYPNEFNAHERSVRKFVAKLRKELVMVTDGFLPLEHPPGEAQVDFGEARFIENGITYDGNYLNISYPHSNGGYTQLFKSQNQECLLEGMKSIFEHVGGVPIAIWFDNMSTAVKKVKEYGKRDLTNGFIRFMMHYGFQSNFCNPNSGNEKGSVEAKVGYHRRNFLVPVPEFKNLKDFNKELLKKCDKDMNRMHYKGHGFIKDLFEEDNLEFFKLPDVPFEAYLHQFAKADNYGKAKFDGRIYSTSPNMAGQQIMFKVGAYDIDVLDYNSNFIVTHSRLYGEEKESMIWVPYLELMSKRPTALKYTGLFNQLPTPLKEYMNQCDYVTKKQALKLFTKMTANTNIDSAIAAFEESIKCGTSDVDSIWATYCRLTAGPLPELEICLSETVPKLEKYTPDITVYDKLMVAGGLNQ; encoded by the coding sequence ATGCTAACAATGGAACACATATATCTTATCAGACATTTAAGGAAATTTGAAGGGAAAAGTTTAAGAAAAATTGCGGAAATTACTGGGCATGATTTTTCTACAGTTAAAAGATATGTTGATAAAGATGATTTTAATCTCGGCATGCCCACAAAACAAAAGCGTGAGGGAAAATTATCTCCATACAGAGAAATTGTTTTAAAATGGCTCACTGATGATAAGAAGGCTCCACACAAACAACAGCATACAGCAAAAAGAATACATGATCGATTAGAAGAACTTTACCCAAACGAGTTTAATGCTCATGAAAGATCCGTAAGAAAATTCGTTGCAAAGCTACGAAAAGAATTGGTGATGGTCACCGATGGATTTCTACCACTAGAGCATCCACCAGGTGAAGCTCAGGTTGATTTTGGAGAAGCTCGTTTTATCGAAAATGGTATTACATATGACGGTAATTATCTTAATATATCTTATCCCCATAGCAATGGTGGCTACACACAACTCTTTAAAAGCCAAAATCAAGAATGCCTATTGGAAGGTATGAAATCAATATTTGAACATGTTGGTGGAGTACCGATAGCTATATGGTTTGACAATATGTCTACAGCAGTTAAGAAAGTTAAGGAATATGGAAAGCGTGATTTAACAAATGGATTTATAAGATTTATGATGCATTATGGCTTTCAAAGTAATTTCTGCAATCCAAATAGTGGAAACGAAAAAGGGTCCGTGGAAGCAAAGGTGGGATATCACCGCCGAAATTTCTTAGTGCCAGTTCCGGAATTTAAGAATCTAAAAGACTTCAACAAAGAACTTCTTAAAAAATGTGATAAGGACATGAATAGAATGCATTATAAGGGCCATGGGTTTATCAAAGATTTATTTGAAGAAGATAACCTAGAGTTTTTTAAACTTCCCGATGTTCCGTTTGAGGCGTATTTGCACCAATTTGCAAAGGCAGATAATTATGGTAAAGCGAAGTTTGATGGAAGAATTTATTCAACATCTCCCAATATGGCAGGACAACAAATTATGTTTAAAGTTGGAGCCTATGACATTGATGTATTAGATTATAACAGTAATTTTATAGTTACTCATAGCAGGCTATATGGAGAAGAAAAAGAATCAATGATTTGGGTTCCTTATTTAGAACTTATGTCTAAGCGGCCTACGGCCCTAAAATACACAGGGCTCTTTAATCAATTACCTACACCCCTTAAAGAATATATGAATCAGTGTGATTATGTAACTAAAAAGCAAGCACTTAAATTATTTACCAAAATGACAGCAAATACAAATATAGATTCTGCAATAGCAGCATTCGAAGAAAGCATTAAATGTGGGACAAGTGATGTAGATAGTATTTGGGCTACATATTGCCGATTAACGGCTGGCCCTTTACCAGAACTAGAAATTTGTCTTTCTGAAACAGTACCAAAGCTTGAGAAGTACACTCCTGACATAACTGTTTATGATAAATTAATGGTTGCGGGAGGACTAAATCAATGA